From Hydractinia symbiolongicarpus strain clone_291-10 chromosome 12, HSymV2.1, whole genome shotgun sequence, one genomic window encodes:
- the LOC130622588 gene encoding major facilitator superfamily domain-containing protein 12-like — MQEAKKPRKVKEQYLQNKGLKLKMKIPVILSLKHHLNISSQATQKFSYGVGHILNDLCANCWFSYVLIYMTKVAGLSESNAGLILLVGQLADALFTLVIGYSSDQTKISWYGKRKFWHGIGTCCVLLSFPFVFNLCYACNEMSEVFKLCYYSFFAIIFQFGWAATQISHLALIPEITSKEGQRVELNSIRSGFTFLSGIFVYGVIWLLLGKTSTGQIDQTVSKQFMTLTVVILVVGSTFSLIFHVGTTEPRCNDYTVNQNKQTKETIQHGRTWNMWLRDGRLYKTGVIYLCARLSINVSQSFSPMYLTDSLHLDKTSIAYFPLIVLMSGAGTCLLLNRLTRRIGMQLSYMFGSSMIICASLWLFSISAHNKEQVFGATWLIGSGGSIILVTSLAKTAELIDTDKISSGFVYSAMSFTDKLSTGVVIYIIQSLKPNATPGRACCEVFLSIVQTCVPGASALVGFISIIVLFPSEFQWINSGQ, encoded by the exons ATGCAAGAAGCGAAAAAACCTAGAAAGGTGAAGGAACAATACCTCCAAAACAAAG GattgaaattgaaaatgaagaTCCCAGTGATTTTAAGCTTAAAACATCATTTGAACATTTCGTCGCAGGCAACGCAAAAGTTCAGTTACGGAGTTGGTCACATATTGAATGACCTATGTGCAAACTGCTGGTTCAGTTATGTTTTAATATACATGACTAAGGTAGCTGGACTATCTGAATCTAACGCTGGTCTTATTTTATTGGTTGGTCAATTGGCGGACGCTTTGTTTACTTTAGTCATTGGCTACAGTTCAGATCAAACAAAAATTAGCTGGTATGGCAAGCGAAAGTTCTGGCATGGAATTGGAACATGTTGCGTGTTATTAAGTTTTCCATTCGTTTTTAATTTATGTTATGCATGTAATGAAATGTCAGAAGTCTTCAAGCTTTGTTATTATTCCTTTTTCGccattatttttcaatttggaTGGGCTGCAACACAGATATCGCATCTTGCATTGATTCCAGAAATTACCAGTAAAGAAGGACAACGAGTGGAACTTAATTCCATTAG GTCTGGTTTTACGTTTCTTTCTGGTATATTTGTATATGGGGTGATTTGGTTACTACTTGGAAAAACAAGCACGGGTCAAATTGATCAAACAGTGTCAAAACAATTTATG acttTAACAGTTGTAATCTTGGTCGTCGGAAGCACGTTTTCACTGATATTTCATGTTGGTACCACTGAACCGAGGTGTAATGACTATACTG tCAATCAGAATAAACAAACGAAAGAAACAATACAACATGGTAGAACATGGAACATGTGGCTACGCGATGGCAGGCTCTATAAG ACTGGAGTTATCTACTTATGTGCGAGACTTTCCATTAACGTCAGCCAGTCATTCTCTCCTATGTATCTTACAGATTCTCTACATCTAGATaag ACATCAATTGCTTACTTTCCTTTGATTGTATTGATGTCTGGAGCAGGTACTTGTTTATTACTGAACAGACTTACAAGAAGAATAGGAATGCAG TTATCTTACATGTTTGGTTCGTCCATGATTATCTGTGCAAGTTTGTGGTTATTCTCAATCAGTGCACATAACAAAGAGCAAGTTTTTGGTGCTACCTGGTTGATTGGCAGTGGTGGATCAATTATTCTGGTGACATCACTTGCTAAAACGGCTGAACTTATTGACACTGACAAG ATATCAAGTGGATTTGTATATTCTGCGATGAGTTTTACTGACAAGTTGTCCACTGGTGTAGTCATCTACATCATACAAAGTTTAAAACCAAATGCTACACCTGG GCGCGCATGTTGTGAAGTGTTTTTAAGTATCGTGCAAACTTGTGTACCGGGAGCGTCTGCTCTGGTTGGTTTCATTTCTATTATCGTGTTGTTTCCTTCTGAATTTCAATGGATTAACTCTGGTCaataa
- the LOC130622584 gene encoding uncharacterized protein LOC130622584 yields the protein MPALYNDMNKENIVKGLRKAKPAPDFSKIHKQWNNKLQKGKAISKKPLTDANPFQFSHPNIPKSGKDDFFIDADAKKSILNCEGISKDNPKHRVTIADTRRNSLKTQIPRASFLTKERSSLYSKPLNKSVLSKPSIQPSPLARKVNVPKPTSIAKSPARVKQQSQGFEFKDFTVDDDALESILNCKGIPLAAETLKLSSQYGPCKSNRVKGRIVPYQGSVARLSQNGRRTQFDSTSNSLAAKKQRWSIYSRDSFSAKPDLMTWLKELNGQPAPKRNSLYTKPNAGNTTLRTNSTSDFTIPTVTQPRNSFYSQAKNNTARKNLPDIEQSGPSEGNNFSLKFDKTLVGYQGDSSDIKFASSNSDVDDHQLFTTPMKNRLTVQTNESTVKSILKKKVDVKSVQKEVDKTCLSLQTKAGANTPLRTPLRFSAYARNQRLLGLPLPKENRYETLGEHITAPQPLTTDEVLTPSKLLSYQSPTGGVTAEEMLSTVKRVRWADTLKEQVEEIESTCTITLPPAEKPTTSMTDEVPVTTSQCTDVTATSNDVSNSHDMKKNTHTVSPKPIENLSWGSILSADKDKPSALRNLSGQFNNTVSAVETSLIEIVDVTKQTLKPPNPTSKTLKTSRKNKNRNSILERIYGDGIAFAPDDTLDETKMNTITNSAIKSRPTPALDKKLVDELTSSKNDSEEEGEDYFDFYSSNTSLQPFQSTMLATPSTVEVEYKEPLLMDFTPLNESSVSIPNAPCRSAKAKARTPYKQAMLDYLDKMLGLPKTNDMHDCTIVAQETVDSGVSEKVDNDSQNDHLSSVQHKHSSYEHAFAAIESLAPINSAQTLVTSQQAPVTSPQAFVTSPQAFVTSPQAFVTSPQAFVTSPQAVVTSPQAVVTSPQAFVTSPQAFVTSPQAVVTSPQAVVTSPQAVVTSPQAVVISPQAVVTSPQAPVTSPQAPVTSQFDTVADNRHQTNEVKLTQNVSQEVSRSSTISHSPPSHAISFYSPSSRTTSCDSPANRISTAWDFPARQTDAVCCTTTCQSPAEMSLVTSPSGLVNILSPSMRKFPDYPFSNPTFTGDFSKMFLDADKKSRRRSDFTSVDGVSVLKPASFQLNSLHLNEEKKKTNDTTSHKKSEILSTQSSARSIGDMLKPSILSASLNNSSATLTRGNNRESISCVTSASSHPLFGAKAFFANDFQVGTDVTYNDSSIYEDVTDMCVVFSKPFNEHKPGDTSQKIENMKQEQKKTDILSHLPNIETADTVELMEKSSKRLNSSNQNLSDSSVFIGPLPVDNRTVCRSTPLKNNVKIGLNSAFRRVPPTCNIFPRVHTSLPRMETSTEMLTLRHLAAAIEKYQRQRSSMLDAEISLYSKFGEISERFGKRKTTLRDGATCALATLLTHGDDMHFVPVDAS from the exons ATGCCTGCACTTTATAACGACATG AACAAAGAAAACATTGTCAAAGGACTTCGAAAAGCAAAACCTGCACCCGACTTCTCGAAAATTCACAAACAATGGAATAATAAACTACAAAAG GGAAAAGCCATTTCGAAGAAACCTCTTACTGAT GCAAACCCATTTCAATTTTCTCATCCTAATATTCCAAAAAGTGGAAaagatgatttttttattgacgCTGATGCcaaaaaaagcattttaaactGTGAAGGAATATCAAAG gataATCCAAAACATCGGGTAACTATAGCAGACACGCGCAG aaattcattgaagacGCAGATTCCTAgagcatcgtttttaacaaaagaaagatCATCTTTGTATTCGAAACCTCTGAACAAGTCAGTTTTATCAAAGCCAAGCATCCAGCCATCGCCACTCGCAAGGAAAGTTAATGTTCCCAAACCAACTTCAATAGCTAAATCTCCAGCAAGGGTAAAGCAACAATCTCAAG GTTTTGAATTTAAAGATTTTACGGTGGATGATGATGCGTTGGAGAGCATCTTAAATTGTAAAGGTATACCTCTTGCTGCGGAAACACTAAAATTAAGCAGTCAATATGGTCCTTGTAAGTCCAACCGAGTAAAAGGAAGGATCGTTCCGTACCAAGGTAGTGTCGCTAGGTTGTCACAGAATGGAAGAAGAACGCAATTTGATTCAACTTCGAATTCACTG GCGGCAAAGAAGCAACGCTGGTCCATTTATTCGCGCGACAGTTTCTCTGCTAAACCAGATTTAATGACGTGGCTGAAAGAGCTTAACGGACAACCGGCACCGAAAAGAAATTCTCTTTATACGAAACCAAACGCTGGAAACACAACCTTGCGTACGAATTCAACAAGTGATTTTACCATACCGACGGTTACTCAGCCTAGAAATTCCTTCTATAGTCAGGCAAAAAATAACACAGCTAGAAAAAATCTTCCAGATATTGAACAAAGTGGTCCATCGGAGGGAAATAATTTTAGTCTTAAATTTGACAAAACGTTAGTCGGTTATCAAGGAGATAGTTCTGATATAAAATTTGCATCAAGCAACTCAGATGTGGATGATCATCAACTTTTCACTACGCCAATGAAAAATAGACTTACTGTTCAAACTAATGAATCCACTGTCAAATCGATTCTCAAGAAAAAAGTGGACGTAAAATCAGTACAAAAGGAAGTCGACAAAACGTGTTTATCGTTACAAACTAAGGCAGGCGCTAATACGCCCTTAAGAACGCCCCTGCGATTTTCAGCTTATGCTAGAAATCAAAGATTGTTAGGATTACCTCTACCAAAAGAAAATCGTTATGAAACTTTGGGTGAACATATCACAGCTCCGCAACCTTTGACTACCGATGAAGTGTTGACACCTTCGAAACTCCTCTCTTATCAGTCTCCTACCGGTGGAGTTACAGCCGAAGAAATGTTGTCTACTGTCAAACGTGTGCGATGGGCAGACACTTTAAAAGAACAAGTAGAAGAAATT gaATCCACGTGTACCATAACACTACCTCCAGCCGAAAAACCAACGACATCAATGACTGACGAGGTACCTGTGACGACAAGTCAATGTACTGACGTGACGGCTACTTCAAATGACGTTTCTAATTCACACGATATGAAGAAAAATACTCATACTGTCTCGCCAAAGCCCATAGAAAATCTAAGTTGGGGGTCAATTTTAAGTGCCGACAAAGACAAGCCATCAGCTTTGCGCAATTTGAGTGGCCAGTTTAATAATACCGTCTCTGCCGTCGAAACTTCGTTAATTGAGATTGTCGACGTCACTAAACAGACGTTAAAACCGCCCAACCCAACCAGTAAGACTTTGAAAACTTCTCGTAAAAACAAAAACCGAAACAGCATTTTGGAACGTATTTATGGTGACGGCATAGCATTCGCTCCGGACGATACTTTGGACGAAACTAAAATGAACACCATCACCAACTCTGCTATAAAATCTCGACCCACTCCGGCCTTGGATAAAAAATTAGTCGACGAGTTAACGAGCTCTAAAAATGACAGTGAGGAGGAGGGCGAAGATTACTTTGATTTTTATTCTAGCAACACTAGTTTACAACCATTTCAAAGCACTATGCTGGCCACGCCCTCCACCGTCGAAGTGGAATATAAAGAGCCTCTTTTGATGGACTTTACTCCTTTAAATGAGAGTTCTGTTTCCATTCCAAATGCACCGTGTAGAAGCGCAAAAGCCAAAGCAAGAACCCCGTATAAACAAGCAATGCTGGATTATTTGGATAAAATGCTTGGATTGCCCAAAACTAACGATATGCATGACTGTACAATTGTGGCTCAAGAGACAGTAGATTCTGGCGTGAGCGAAAAAGTTGATAATGATTCTCAAAATGATCATCTATCGTCTGTTCAACACAAGCATTCTTCATATGAACATGCGTTTGCTGCAATCGAGTCGCTTGCGCCTATTAATTCAGCACAAACGCTTGTTACCTCACAACAAGCGCCCGTTACGTCACCACAAGCGTTCGTTACATCACCACAAGCGTTCGTTACATCACCACAAGCGTTCGTTACATCACCACAAGCGTTCGTTACATCACCACAAGCGGTCGTTACATCACCACAAGCGGTCGTTACGTCACCACAAGCGTTCGTTACATCACCACAAGCGTTCGTTACATCACCACAAGCGGTCGTTACATCACCACAAGCGGTCGTTACATCACCACAAGCGGTCGTTACATCACCACAAGCGGTCGTTATATCACCACAAGCGGTCGTTACATCACCACAAGCGCCCGTTACATCACCACAAGCGCCCGTTACGTCACAGTTCGACACTGTGGCTGACAACCGTCATCAAACAAATGAAGTAAAATTAACGCAGAATGTATCACAAGAAGTTAGCCGCTCTTCGACGATTTCTCATTCTCCGCCTAGCCATGCGATATCATTTTATTCTCCATCAAGCCGTACGACGAGTTGTGATTCCCCAGCGAATCGTATTTCAACCGCATGGGATTTTCCAGCAAGACAAACGGATGCAGTATGTTGTACGACAACGTGCCAGTCTCCCGCAGAAATGTCGCTTGTGACGTCACCTTCCGGTCTTGTTAATATTCTTTCGCCGAGTATGAGAAAATTTCCGGATTATCCTTTCTCTAATCCAACTTTCACGGGAGATTTCAGCAAAATGTTTCTCGACGCAGATAAGAAATCTCGCCGCCGAAGCGATTTTACGAGCGTTGATGGTGTTAGCGTTTTAAAGCCAGCCAGTTTTCAGTTAAACTCATTACATttgaatgaagaaaaaaagaaaacgaatGATACTACATCGCataaaaaatctgaaattttGTCAACACAATCTTCTGCAAGATCTATTGGTGATATGTTGAAACCTAGTATTTTAAGTGCAAGTTTGAACAATTCGTCTGCAACTTTAACCCGAGGAAATAATAGAGAATCAATTTCTTGTGTGACGTCAGCTAGTTCCCACCCCCTATTTGGTGCTAAAGCGTTCTTTGCGAATGATTTTCAAGTTGGTACTGACGTCACTTATAACGACAGCAGTATTTACGAAGATGTTACTGATATGTGCGTTGTGTTTTCAAAACCTTTCAATGAACACAAGCCGGGAGATACTtctcaaaaaattgaaaacatgaaGCAGGAACAGAAAAAAACTGATATTTTGAGTCATTTGCCGAACATTGAAACTGCAGACACAGTTGAATTAATGGAAAAATCATCAAAGCGTTTAAATAGTTCAAATCAAAATTTATCTGATAGTTCCGTTTTTATCGGACCCTTGCCCGTTGATAATCGGACAGTATGTCGTAGTACTCCTCTCAAAAACAATGTCAAAATCGGATTAAATAGCGCTTTTCGAAGAGTGCCTCCGACGTGTAATATATTCCCTCGTGTGCATACGTCTTTACCAAGAATGGAAACATCCACTGAAATGTTGACATTACGTCATCTCGCGGCGGCTATTGAAAAGTACCAACGACAACGTTCGTCCATGTTGGACGCTGAAATTTCTCTGTATAGTAAATTCGGTGAGATTTCTGAAAGATTTGGTAAAAGGAAAACAACACTGCGTGACGGCGCGACGTGTGCGTTGGCGACACTACTGACGCACGGCGATGACATG CACTTCGTGCCTGTGGACGCGTCATAA